In a genomic window of Methanobrevibacter thaueri:
- a CDS encoding Ig-like domain repeat protein, whose translation MKFNKKVFISLLLFTLIFLCSCVSAEDADNVNVTLTQENQSINSDDNILEKPIYQEELQNEESDEIVVNDWNELQYYCSLTDKDYILRLKENTNFYPTSPTDSNCQIKINNNVKIIGSNGSYFGDSAFHRCYIPSDGYRYIVEGGEFVTYTPIIVPDYNHKSLTLENITFKWIYLQYSPDSKFIQLGGAGNYKIKNCHFDYINTILGNGAVILLKRGKAILENCSFINCTVPKGVITISEGQNMVIENGYFENNFAYEHTTCIMNWGNVAIYNTKFFKNRSAAWAGGITTYGAGVTNIHNCNFTDNVAGWNGGALYVYNIVNIYNTTFEGNNCTTNNGGGAIGACQYSGIPRLYVDNCLFKDNNNNCWALDELSTEGTGRGGAISFMDKGSIEVRNSVFIANSASIATAICAWEAGSYGSPDIYIINNTFINHTRAGDVLNVKVIGTECIVSGNNYIGNSIEFSNLTLTPLNVGKEQATLQVSASLSHPNYYEKDILDRTLYDVYINNKYVKTVNSTVFTIYFGDLDICDVYVIPTISNRKTNNVTLISTREYVFVSKNGSDINDGKSRSTPVSTIKKALELAKDCKNIILLDGSYSEDNLQINYNIQIKGENNATLTDKTSFVLNSNFTLKNIQISNLNSDFIKQNTGWLIIENCVLSNNIATYLIDAKYAQISKSIITNNNALVINNNGYTSIKDSIILNNTDIVNTNSNYTLDYNWWGNTLDNLSKPFSNINNWLVLNATANVNALEVNQATLINLAFYLNDSQKYTNVPEINFKLSALNGNMVKNSNSRLTFTLTALEDGQVTISYNDVYYNIDFKFLKSSPNLSAKSSDIMVGDDLILEVKLPGDAKGTLTVSVSNVSQSKNASDILSFNFTGLKAGSYIIKTLYSGDDKYLPQNMSCEVLISKYPSKTTLNLSEIEVGCDVLITVSCLSDATGNVTLKINNNVQTLKLSDAKAFYTMKNVTRGDYKITAIYNGDDTYLTSSDSKFIEVDNLVSEMEIIIDDIFYGETAIVTVKLNDNATGNVTVTVDGVSNTSDVVNGQSEIFLSNLEAGLKNVTVFFTGDDTYFNLTKTGNFTIAKSNLTFKMSSSDIKIGQDVIIKIKVPPKTSGTFTIGNDIINIPLSGDIEYVISDLEIGDYDITAVYDGNNYNTVMNSTSFSVLEYPSPQWSNVGFNSQNNAKSPYDTSANGEVLFTLQIGGDILIDSEGNLYISTSDGIYSFDLNGNLRWIFNNSDVLGNYSGIVIGRDIVISPKTGDTLYFINQTTGERYGSSNIYQGSSNFAPVMDANANIYISSEYQVTSGSYKLVIVPFKLWEFGGNPTIVDLGKNSPLTSPVANDEIIVVLSENRLRVIDAKTLQTKFIKSGDYAPIKPIIGEGNVVYAVLGDSIVAYSVYGSQLWKSKVTGGIKDKLVIDSDSGLYALNSKGNLYRYDLTTGKESLVSNLEITSGILVGNDGVLYFAVDDIFYSVDSEGNVLWKSQLDSKISGNPVMDKNGTIYVSADDKIYALGHCSLKDPNLAAGIINNTLVISIDNQTTGDVSFTVKGVRYENIFTKSILDLDDGDYGINVTYVGDARFVGTSKVVDFTVKTRLACANVNMLYTSGDHYKVRLTKNDIPLSGKTISFTINGKKVISKTNKDGYASVKITLPPKTYAVKATYGNVTITKKVTVKSIITAKNINAKKSAKAVKIKVTLKMVNKKYLKNKKITLKFNKKTFKAKTNKKGVATFTIKNSVYKKLKTNKKYTYQVIYGKDNVKKTIKFKK comes from the coding sequence ATGAAATTTAATAAAAAGGTCTTTATTTCATTGTTATTATTCACATTAATTTTTCTTTGTAGTTGTGTTTCTGCAGAAGATGCAGATAATGTTAATGTGACTTTAACACAAGAAAATCAATCAATTAATTCAGATGATAATATTCTTGAAAAGCCCATTTATCAAGAAGAATTACAAAATGAGGAATCTGATGAGATTGTTGTTAATGATTGGAATGAATTACAGTATTATTGCTCTTTAACAGATAAGGATTATATCTTAAGATTAAAAGAGAATACTAATTTTTATCCTACAAGTCCTACGGATTCTAATTGTCAAATAAAAATCAATAATAATGTAAAAATTATAGGATCTAATGGGTCTTATTTTGGGGATTCTGCTTTTCATAGATGTTATATTCCATCAGATGGTTATCGTTATATTGTTGAAGGAGGTGAATTTGTCACTTATACTCCAATTATTGTTCCAGATTATAATCATAAGAGTTTAACTTTAGAGAATATTACATTTAAATGGATTTATCTTCAATATTCTCCTGATTCTAAATTTATACAACTGGGTGGGGCTGGAAATTATAAAATTAAAAACTGTCATTTTGATTATATTAATACAATTCTTGGAAATGGTGCGGTTATTTTGCTTAAAAGAGGCAAAGCAATTTTGGAAAATTGTTCTTTTATTAATTGTACTGTTCCAAAGGGTGTAATTACTATTTCTGAAGGGCAAAATATGGTTATTGAAAATGGTTATTTTGAGAATAATTTTGCTTATGAGCATACTACTTGTATTATGAATTGGGGTAATGTTGCTATTTATAATACTAAGTTTTTTAAAAATAGGTCTGCTGCTTGGGCTGGTGGAATAACCACTTATGGTGCGGGTGTTACTAATATACATAACTGTAATTTCACAGACAATGTTGCCGGATGGAATGGTGGAGCGTTATATGTTTATAATATTGTAAATATTTACAATACTACCTTTGAGGGCAATAATTGTACTACTAATAATGGTGGTGGTGCTATTGGAGCTTGCCAATATAGTGGAATTCCTAGATTGTATGTTGATAATTGCTTATTTAAAGACAATAATAATAATTGTTGGGCTTTAGATGAGTTATCTACTGAAGGTACTGGTCGTGGTGGTGCAATTTCATTTATGGATAAAGGTTCAATTGAAGTTAGAAATTCAGTATTCATTGCTAATTCAGCATCTATTGCTACAGCAATTTGCGCTTGGGAGGCTGGTAGTTACGGATCTCCAGACATTTATATTATAAATAATACATTTATCAATCATACTCGTGCAGGGGATGTTTTAAATGTTAAAGTAATTGGAACAGAGTGCATTGTATCAGGAAATAACTATATTGGAAATTCCATTGAATTTTCTAATTTAACATTAACTCCTCTAAATGTTGGCAAAGAACAGGCTACTTTACAAGTTAGCGCTAGTTTATCTCACCCAAATTATTATGAAAAAGATATTTTAGACAGGACACTTTATGATGTCTATATTAACAATAAGTATGTCAAAACGGTTAATTCAACAGTTTTCACAATTTATTTTGGTGATTTGGATATTTGTGATGTTTATGTTATTCCAACAATCTCAAACAGAAAAACTAACAATGTGACTTTAATAAGCACTCGTGAATATGTCTTTGTCTCTAAAAACGGCAGTGACATTAACGACGGCAAATCTAGATCAACACCAGTCAGCACAATTAAAAAAGCTCTGGAGCTGGCTAAAGATTGCAAAAACATTATTCTTTTGGACGGAAGTTACAGTGAGGATAACCTTCAAATTAATTACAACATCCAAATTAAGGGTGAAAACAATGCGACTTTAACAGATAAAACTTCATTTGTTTTAAACAGTAATTTTACTCTTAAAAACATTCAAATCTCTAATTTGAACTCAGATTTCATCAAGCAAAACACTGGTTGGTTAATCATTGAAAATTGTGTTTTAAGCAACAACATAGCAACTTATTTAATTGATGCAAAGTATGCTCAAATATCAAAGTCAATTATAACTAACAATAATGCTTTGGTCATAAACAATAATGGTTACACTTCGATTAAAGATTCTATAATCTTAAACAATACAGATATAGTCAACACTAATTCCAACTATACTTTGGATTATAATTGGTGGGGAAATACTTTGGACAATCTATCTAAACCATTCAGTAACATTAACAACTGGCTGGTTTTAAATGCAACCGCTAATGTTAATGCTTTAGAGGTCAACCAAGCTACTTTAATTAATTTGGCGTTTTATTTAAATGACTCACAAAAATACACCAACGTTCCGGAAATTAATTTTAAACTCAGTGCCTTAAACGGCAATATGGTTAAAAATTCAAATTCCAGATTGACTTTTACATTAACTGCACTTGAAGACGGACAGGTAACCATTAGTTATAATGATGTTTACTATAATATTGATTTCAAGTTTTTAAAATCAAGCCCTAATCTTTCAGCTAAAAGCAGTGATATTATGGTTGGGGATGATTTAATCCTTGAAGTTAAGCTTCCAGGTGATGCTAAAGGAACATTAACTGTCAGTGTTTCTAACGTCAGTCAAAGTAAAAATGCTTCAGATATCCTTTCATTTAATTTCACAGGACTAAAAGCAGGCAGTTACATTATTAAAACACTTTACTCTGGTGATGATAAGTATCTACCTCAGAACATGTCTTGTGAAGTATTAATCTCCAAATATCCTTCAAAGACCACTTTAAATCTCAGCGAAATTGAGGTTGGATGTGATGTTTTAATTACTGTTTCATGTTTAAGTGATGCAACAGGCAATGTCACTTTAAAAATCAACAATAACGTTCAAACCTTAAAATTAAGTGATGCAAAAGCGTTTTATACAATGAAAAACGTCACTCGAGGGGATTATAAAATCACCGCCATTTATAATGGTGATGATACTTATTTAACAAGCAGTGATTCTAAATTTATTGAAGTTGACAATCTCGTTTCCGAAATGGAAATAATCATAGATGACATATTTTACGGTGAAACCGCAATTGTCACTGTTAAGTTAAATGATAATGCAACAGGAAACGTTACAGTTACTGTTGATGGTGTTTCCAACACATCAGATGTAGTAAATGGTCAATCAGAAATATTCCTCTCTAATCTGGAAGCGGGACTTAAAAACGTTACAGTTTTCTTCACTGGTGATGATACCTACTTTAATTTAACAAAAACAGGTAATTTCACTATTGCTAAGTCCAATTTGACATTCAAAATGTCTTCAAGTGATATTAAGATTGGTCAGGATGTTATAATAAAAATTAAGGTTCCACCGAAGACTTCAGGTACATTCACCATAGGCAATGATATTATAAACATTCCCCTGTCAGGTGATATTGAGTATGTCATTTCAGATTTGGAAATCGGCGATTATGATATAACTGCAGTTTATGATGGAAACAACTACAACACAGTCATGAATTCAACTTCATTCAGTGTTCTGGAATATCCTTCTCCTCAATGGTCAAATGTTGGGTTCAACTCACAGAACAATGCTAAATCACCATACGACACATCAGCAAATGGTGAGGTATTGTTCACACTTCAAATCGGTGGCGATATCTTAATCGATAGCGAGGGCAATCTCTACATTTCAACTTCCGATGGCATTTATTCATTTGACTTAAATGGTAATTTGAGATGGATTTTCAACAATAGTGATGTTTTAGGAAATTATTCTGGAATTGTCATTGGTAGGGATATTGTAATTTCACCAAAAACCGGTGATACTTTATACTTTATCAATCAGACTACGGGTGAGAGGTATGGTTCTTCTAATATTTATCAGGGATCAAGTAACTTTGCACCTGTTATGGATGCTAATGCAAACATCTACATTTCAAGTGAATATCAGGTCACATCAGGCTCATATAAGCTTGTCATCGTTCCGTTTAAGTTGTGGGAATTCGGTGGAAATCCAACCATTGTTGATTTGGGTAAAAATTCACCGTTAACTTCTCCTGTGGCCAATGATGAAATCATTGTTGTTTTATCTGAAAACAGATTAAGGGTGATTGATGCTAAAACATTACAAACAAAATTCATCAAATCTGGTGATTATGCGCCAATAAAACCTATTATTGGTGAAGGTAATGTTGTTTATGCAGTTTTAGGTGATTCCATTGTTGCATATTCAGTTTACGGTTCACAATTGTGGAAAAGCAAGGTAACTGGTGGAATAAAAGACAAATTGGTCATCGACTCTGATAGTGGACTTTATGCATTAAATTCAAAGGGCAATTTGTATAGGTATGATTTGACTACAGGTAAAGAGTCTTTAGTAAGCAATTTGGAGATTACTTCCGGCATTTTGGTTGGAAATGATGGTGTTTTGTACTTTGCAGTTGATGATATATTTTACAGCGTTGACTCTGAGGGAAATGTTTTATGGAAGTCTCAGCTGGACTCAAAAATCAGTGGAAATCCGGTTATGGATAAGAATGGAACAATATATGTCTCTGCAGATGATAAAATCTACGCTTTAGGTCATTGCAGTTTAAAAGATCCCAATTTAGCTGCGGGCATAATCAATAATACATTGGTGATTTCAATAGACAACCAGACTACAGGGGATGTTTCATTTACCGTTAAGGGTGTTAGATATGAAAATATTTTCACCAAATCCATTCTGGATTTGGATGATGGTGATTATGGAATTAACGTCACCTATGTTGGTGATGCAAGATTTGTTGGCACATCTAAGGTTGTTGATTTTACTGTTAAAACAAGATTAGCCTGCGCTAATGTCAATATGCTTTACACCAGTGGGGACCATTATAAAGTTCGCTTAACTAAAAATGACATTCCTCTTTCAGGAAAAACAATATCATTCACCATCAACGGCAAAAAAGTAATTTCAAAGACTAATAAAGATGGTTATGCTTCAGTTAAAATCACTTTGCCTCCAAAAACATATGCTGTTAAAGCAACCTATGGTAATGTTACAATTACCAAAAAAGTCACTGTTAAAAGCATCATAACAGCGAAAAATATAAATGCCAAAAAGTCAGCAAAGGCAGTAAAAATAAAAGTAACACTCAAAATGGTAAACAAAAAATACCTTAAAAACAAAAAAATAACTTTAAAATTCAATAAAAAGACTTTCAAGGCTAAAACCAACAAGAAAGGTGTTGCAACTTTCACTATCAAAAACAGTGTCTATAAAAAACTCAAAACAAACAAAAAATACACCTACCAGGTCATCTACGGCAAGGATAATGTCAAAAAAACTATAAAATTTAAAAAATAA